A window of Fundulus heteroclitus isolate FHET01 chromosome 15, MU-UCD_Fhet_4.1, whole genome shotgun sequence contains these coding sequences:
- the LOC105936995 gene encoding serine protease inhibitor A3N, with amino-acid sequence MVRGDVKMSVMYSLACITMLALLSGSSGHRSALPNTEKLLRRPVRRDVMAIPLNQLKTTALNTALAFEPYQDLTTRSAVEQQNNVLFSPLGLASALATLCRISGPESRRQALQALGVAADASPESVEATISALADLQHNLTLREGGAEGGVQKGQSEAAVAIGGDTVGADAANASDVNDGAGGSRGAESHSHPRSRLRIWSQLHVDGTPSADFEGFLSQLQHPGQPGMNISFETQMKDLQDSDKLILNSFVYFQGLQPFERRHTVLRSFQLNATTSVEVDTMFLDDSSEVMMLYDTNCSVTVVRLAFTGRLASLFLLPKGEIQPLEACLSDSRMRFWISNLKPGRAEIRLPKFRLRKSYSLESILRNSGISSLFLPGANFSGGQGRRKLQLHEAPHEVMLEVEESGSGETGRTDVPLDFSVPQRITFDRPFIFIVYDHLTGMVLLIGRIADPSNA; translated from the exons ATGGTAAGAGGAGACGTTAAGATGTCTGTCATGTATAGTTTAGCATGTATTACAATGCTAGCATTGCTGAGTGGCTCCTCGGGACACAGATCGGCTCTGCCAAACACCGAGAAGCTCCTCCGCAGGCCTGTGCGACGGGATGTGATGGCCATTCCGCTGAATCAGCTGAAAACAACAGCCCTGAACACAGCCTTGGCCTTTGAACCTTACCAAGACCTGACCACTAGAAGTGCTGTGGAGCAGCAGAACAATGTCTTGTTCTCGCCGTTGGGGCTGGCATCGGCTCTCGCCACGCTGTGCCGGATCTCTGGACCGGAGAGTCGGAGGCAGGCGTTGCAGGCCCTGGGCGTCGCGGCCGACGCGTCACCGGAAAGCGTGGAGGCCACCATATCTGCTCTTGCAGACCTGCAACACAACCTCACTCTCAGGGAGGGAGGGGCGGAAGGTGGCGTCCAGAAGGGACAGTCCGAGGCTGCGGTGGCGATTGGCGGTGACACGGTAGGGGCCGATGCAGCGAACGCTTCTGACGTAaacgatggagcaggggggagCAGGGGAGCTGAGAGTCACTCCCACCCTCGCAGTCGGCTACGAATATGGAGCCAGCTTCACGTTGATGGAACACCCTCAGCGGACTTTGAAGGTTTCTTATCCCAGCTGCAGCATCCAGGACAACCTGGCATGAACATCAGCTTTGAGACACAGATGAAAGATCTGCAAGACTCAGACAAACTTATACTCAACAGTTTTGTGTATTTTCAAG GTCTGCAGCCTTTTGAACGGCGCCACACCGTGCTGCGCAGCTTCCAGCTCAATGCCACGACCTCCGTGGAGGTTGACACGATGTTCCTGGACGACTCGTCCGAGGTGATGATGCTGTACGACACCAACTGCTCCGTCACCGTGGTGCGGCTGGCCTTCACGGGCCGGCTGGcgtcgctcttcctgctgcccAAAGGAGAGATTCAGCCGCTGGAGGCCTGCCTCTCTGACAGCCGCATGAGGTTCTGGATCAGCAACCTGAAGCCTGG GAGGGCGGAAATCCGTCTCCCGAAGTTTCGCCTGAGAAAATCCTACAGTTTGGAGAGTATCCTCAGAAATTCTGGGATATCGTCGCTTTTCTTGCCTGGAGCCAACTTCTCCGGGGGACAGGGGAGGAGGAAGCTGCAACTCCATGAG GCCCCTCACGAGGTGATGCTGGAGGTGGAGGAGTCCGGATCAGGAGAGACGGGGAGAACGGACGTTCCGCTGGACTTCTCTGTCCCCCAGAGAATCACCTTCGACAGACCGTTTATCTTCATCGTCTACGATCATCTGACTGGGATGGTGCTGCTCATAGGCAGGATCGCCGATCCCTCGAACGCCTAG
- the LOC105936996 gene encoding alpha-1-antitrypsin homolog, which translates to MRSIFASCALAALLLAVAQADHHMHHNHEGNMSCHVLSPLNADFAFALYKNVNRRTGPGKNIFMSPLGVSAALSMLSTGARGKTHSQLFSTLGYSEMDQARVNEAYGHLFQMLGQSQQEQKLDLGSSVAVRTGFSPLPTYLGDLQKYYNGEVFNVDFSNPSEAVAQINRHIAAKTQDKIKDMVKDLDPALAMVLINFVYFRGQWERPFDKNLTAKADFHVDGNTKVEVDMMKKMGRFDYYQDNDNHSTIVCLPYKGNTSMMIVLPDENKMEVVEGFINKDYLRNWHDKLYKNNLNLFMPKFAISVATPLDETLKEMGVTEAYSDLADFSGMSDEIKLKVSKVSHQAVLSVDETGTEAAAATTMEIMPMSLPVDVMLNRPFLVFITEHSTKSIIFAGKISNPTAA; encoded by the exons ATGCGTAGTATCTTTGCTAGTTGTGCTCTGGCAGCCCTGCTGCTGGCTGTGGCCCAAGCCGATCACCACATGCACCACAACCATGAGGGCAACATGAGCTGCCACGTTCTTTCCCCTCTCAATGCCGACTTTGCCTTTGCCCTCTACAAAAACGTGAATCGCAGAACCGGTCCTGGAAAGAACATCTTCATGTCACCTCTGGGCGTCTCCGCCGCTCTGTCCATGCTGTCCACGGGGGCCCGCGGCAAGACCCACAGCCAGCTGTTCTCCACCCTGGGATACAGCGAAATGGACCAGGCTCGGGTCAACGAAGCCTATGGCCATCTTTTCCAAATGCTCGGCCAGAGCCAGCAGGAACAGAAGCTGGACCTTGGGAGCTCTGTTGCTGTGCGCACTGGCTTCAGTCCTCTGCCGACGTACCTGGGTGACCTTCAGAAGTACTACAATGGTGAGGTCTTCAACGTTGACTTCTCCAACCCTTCCGAGGCGGTGGCTCAGATCAACAGACACATTGCTGCAAAAACCCAGGACAAGATCAAGGACATGGTGAAGGACTTGGATCCTGCACTTGCTATGGTGCTGATCAACTTTGTCTACTTTAGAG GACAGTGGGAGAGGCCCTTTGACAAAAACCTAACAGCAAAGGCAGATTTCCATGTGGATGGAAACACAAAAGTTGAGGTGGACATGATGAAGAAGATGGGACGCTTTGATTACTACCAGGACAATGACAACCACTCCACCATCGTCTGCCTGCCCTACAAGGGCAACACCTCCATGATGATCGTCTTACCTGATGAAAACAAGATGGAGGTGGTTGAGGGTTTCATTAACAAGGACTACTTGAGGAACTGGCACGACAAGCTCTACAAGAA CAACCTGAACCTTTTCATGCCAAAATTCGCCATCTCGGTTGCCACCCCGCTGGATGAGACTCTGAAGGAAATGGGAGTAACAGAGGCTTACAGTGATCTGGCTGATTTCTCGGGCATGTCCGATGAGATTAAGCTTAAAGTCTCAAAG GTCTCGCACCAGGCAGTGTTGAGCGTAGACGAAACGGGCACGGAAGCAgccgctgccaccaccatggaAATCATGCCCATGAGCTTGCCCGTCGACGTGATGCTCAACCGGCCGTTCCTGGTCTTCATCACTGAGCACTCGACGAAGAGCATCATCTTCGCGGGCAAAATCAGCAACCCAACAGCTGCTTAA